From a region of the Fischerella sp. JS2 genome:
- a CDS encoding tRNA (5-methylaminomethyl-2-thiouridine)(34)-methyltransferase MnmD — translation MSDIDNFTPELTADGSFTFFSQEFGEAFHSHYGARQESFLKFVEPTQLALKAKYQPMLRLLDVCYGLGYNTAAALQTIWSVNPNCYIEVVGLEINTAVPQRAIAHHLFQNWNYEYTNILSYLAYEQKVQTSRLQARLLIGDARTTVQQVYGLGFQADAIFLDPFSPPQCPQLWTIEFIQQLTLCLQNDGILATYSCAAAVRTALLTAGLQIGSTPPVGRRSPGTVAAYNLNGEVGSWGGRELGRTITPSPHHPITPSFPPPLSQSEKEHLLTRAAIPYRDPQLTDSAEVILRRRQQEQQASSLEPTSHWRKRWQSNNFGF, via the coding sequence ATGTCAGATATAGATAATTTTACACCTGAACTGACCGCAGATGGTTCTTTTACCTTCTTTTCCCAAGAGTTTGGTGAGGCTTTTCATAGCCATTATGGAGCCAGGCAAGAGAGTTTTCTTAAGTTTGTTGAACCTACTCAGCTGGCATTAAAAGCTAAGTATCAACCGATGCTGCGCTTGTTGGATGTTTGTTATGGATTAGGATATAACACAGCTGCTGCTTTGCAGACAATTTGGTCTGTTAATCCTAATTGTTATATAGAAGTAGTTGGTTTAGAAATAAATACTGCTGTACCTCAACGTGCGATCGCTCATCACCTATTTCAAAATTGGAATTACGAGTATACTAATATACTTAGTTACTTAGCTTATGAGCAAAAAGTACAGACCAGCCGTCTACAAGCCAGACTACTTATCGGCGATGCCAGAACCACAGTTCAGCAAGTCTATGGTTTAGGTTTTCAAGCTGATGCAATTTTTCTTGATCCTTTTTCACCACCTCAATGCCCACAATTATGGACTATTGAATTTATTCAACAACTGACTCTGTGTTTACAAAACGATGGTATTTTAGCCACATATTCTTGTGCTGCTGCTGTACGCACCGCACTTTTAACTGCTGGTTTACAAATAGGTTCTACCCCTCCCGTGGGCAGGCGATCACCTGGTACTGTTGCAGCTTATAACCTGAATGGGGAGGTAGGGAGTTGGGGAGGTAGAGAGTTGGGAAGAACCATCACCCCATCACCCCATCACCCTATAACTCCATCATTTCCTCCACCTCTCTCCCAATCAGAAAAAGAACATTTACTGACTCGTGCTGCGATTCCCTATCGTGATCCACAGTTAACAGATTCTGCTGAAGTTATACTTAGGCGGCGGCAACAAGAACAACAAGCTTCTTCCCTTGAACCAACGTCTCATTGGCGAAAACGCTGGCAATCAAACAATTTTGGATTTTAG
- a CDS encoding two-component system response regulator, with the protein MIQWTSKVMGSTEASVASLNHLNNVNNIDANYVVALPNAENYSLDLSKQDLNVGQAGTLSCWSKPCVNFGYDVLESKIQPGKGSKVNGFDSDAPKVLIVDDHAASRMTAVALLAMEGYEVIEADSGSTAVELVTQKQPDLILLDVMMPGLDGFEVCQLLKQNEHTRLIPIIFVTALNDRRSRIRGIEVGADDFLSKPFDRVELAARVKSLVRQKRLNEDLDHAEQVLFSIARSIESRDPNTGDHCERLVKLGKAFGEYLNLSRNQIRDLMWGGYLHDIGKVGIPDSVLLKKGKLTPEEWNIMRQHVLIGEKICQPLRSMQGVIPIIRHHHERWDGSGYPDGLIGENIPYLAQVFQIIDIYDALTSERPYKLAFSPQEALTVMQEETAKGWRNPQLMQQFEEFIRSSKQQ; encoded by the coding sequence GTGATTCAATGGACATCCAAGGTTATGGGCTCTACCGAAGCAAGTGTGGCTAGTTTAAATCACCTAAACAATGTTAATAATATAGATGCTAATTATGTTGTAGCATTACCAAATGCAGAAAATTATTCTTTGGACTTATCTAAACAAGACCTAAACGTTGGACAGGCAGGAACTTTGTCCTGTTGGAGCAAACCTTGTGTTAACTTTGGTTACGATGTTCTGGAATCCAAGATACAACCAGGCAAAGGGTCTAAAGTGAATGGTTTTGATTCGGATGCCCCAAAAGTCTTAATCGTAGATGACCATGCAGCTAGTCGCATGACTGCTGTTGCCCTATTGGCAATGGAAGGCTATGAAGTAATTGAAGCAGATAGTGGTTCTACTGCGGTTGAATTAGTAACCCAAAAGCAACCGGATTTAATTTTGCTAGATGTGATGATGCCCGGTTTAGATGGGTTTGAAGTATGTCAGTTGCTCAAGCAAAATGAGCATACACGACTTATACCAATAATTTTTGTCACAGCTTTAAACGATCGGCGATCACGTATTCGAGGTATAGAAGTCGGCGCAGATGATTTTTTAAGTAAGCCTTTTGACCGTGTAGAATTGGCAGCACGTGTCAAATCTTTGGTGAGACAAAAGCGTTTGAATGAAGATTTAGACCATGCTGAACAAGTTTTGTTTTCTATAGCGAGGTCAATTGAAAGCCGCGATCCAAATACTGGTGATCATTGTGAACGGCTAGTAAAACTGGGAAAGGCTTTTGGTGAATACTTGAATCTCTCACGTAATCAAATTCGGGATTTAATGTGGGGTGGTTATCTTCACGATATTGGTAAGGTAGGTATTCCTGACTCTGTATTACTCAAAAAGGGAAAACTTACCCCCGAAGAATGGAATATTATGAGGCAGCACGTTTTGATTGGTGAAAAAATTTGCCAACCATTACGCAGTATGCAAGGTGTGATTCCTATTATTCGCCATCACCACGAGCGTTGGGATGGATCAGGTTATCCTGATGGACTCATAGGGGAAAATATTCCCTACCTGGCACAGGTCTTTCAGATTATTGATATTTATGATGCCCTGACTAGCGAACGACCTTACAAGCTAGCCTTTTCTCCACAGGAAGCACTCACTGTCATGCAAGAAGAAACAGCCAAGGGTTGGCGAAATCCTCAACTAATGCAGCAGTTTGAAGAATTTATTCGCAGTTCTAAACAACAGTAG
- the glmU gene encoding bifunctional UDP-N-acetylglucosamine diphosphorylase/glucosamine-1-phosphate N-acetyltransferase GlmU, giving the protein MVVVAILAAGRGTRMKSNLPKVLHSLGGQSLVERVIETVQPLSPSRQMVIVGYQAEEVKAAMLSIPDLEFVEQSVQLGTGHAIQQLLPYLEGYSGDVLILNGDVPLLCTETLQNLLQIHQEKQNAATILTAYLSNPKGYGRVFCDDNNIVQQIVEEKDCTPAQRQNCCINAGVYCFRWQDLAKVLPHLQANNAQKEYYLTDAVTQVSPVMAVNVEDYQEILGINDRLQLASAYEILQRRIKEKWMVAGVTIIDPASTTIDDTVELQIDVIIEPQTHLRGNTVVKTGCRIGPGTLIENSQIGENVTVMYSVVTDSIVQAGSRIGPYAHLRGHVEVGAKCRVGNFVELKNTKLGEHTNVAHLSYLGDTTAGNQVNIGGGTITANYDGVKKHPTKIGDRTGTGCNTVLVAPITLGNDVYVAAGSTATEDVPDDCLVIARERPVVKPGWVSKKRSAQNQQPKNSS; this is encoded by the coding sequence ATGGTAGTTGTAGCAATTTTAGCGGCAGGACGTGGGACACGGATGAAATCCAATCTTCCCAAGGTTTTGCATTCTTTGGGTGGGCAGTCACTTGTCGAGAGAGTCATCGAAACTGTCCAACCACTTTCGCCTTCACGACAGATGGTTATTGTGGGGTATCAAGCTGAAGAAGTGAAAGCAGCCATGCTGTCCATTCCCGATCTAGAGTTTGTAGAACAGAGTGTACAGTTAGGAACAGGTCATGCTATTCAGCAATTGCTTCCTTACTTAGAGGGGTATAGCGGCGATGTCTTGATACTCAATGGTGATGTACCTTTACTATGCACTGAAACTCTGCAAAATCTCTTGCAAATACACCAAGAAAAACAAAATGCCGCTACTATTTTGACTGCGTATCTAAGCAACCCTAAAGGCTATGGACGCGTTTTTTGTGACGATAACAATATTGTGCAGCAAATCGTAGAAGAAAAAGATTGCACTCCTGCCCAAAGACAAAATTGCTGTATCAATGCAGGGGTTTATTGCTTTCGTTGGCAGGATTTGGCTAAAGTATTGCCGCACTTACAAGCGAATAATGCCCAAAAAGAATATTATCTGACTGATGCCGTTACTCAAGTTTCTCCGGTAATGGCTGTAAATGTAGAAGATTACCAAGAAATTTTGGGTATTAACGATCGCCTGCAGCTAGCTTCTGCCTACGAAATTTTGCAAAGGCGCATCAAGGAAAAATGGATGGTTGCAGGTGTTACTATTATTGACCCTGCTAGTACTACAATTGATGATACTGTAGAGTTACAAATAGATGTAATTATTGAACCACAAACTCATTTACGTGGAAATACGGTAGTCAAGACAGGCTGCCGCATCGGGCCTGGAACTTTAATTGAAAATAGTCAGATTGGTGAAAATGTTACTGTCATGTATTCAGTGGTGACAGATAGCATTGTCCAAGCGGGTAGCCGTATTGGCCCCTATGCACATTTACGCGGACATGTAGAAGTTGGTGCTAAATGTCGCGTTGGTAATTTTGTGGAATTGAAAAATACTAAGTTGGGTGAACACACCAATGTTGCCCACCTATCTTACTTAGGTGATACCACTGCCGGAAATCAAGTCAATATTGGTGGAGGAACTATTACCGCTAATTATGACGGCGTGAAAAAACATCCAACAAAAATAGGTGATCGCACTGGCACAGGTTGTAATACTGTTTTAGTCGCACCAATTACCTTGGGAAATGATGTCTACGTAGCAGCAGGTTCCACGGCTACAGAAGATGTCCCTGATGATTGTTTAGTAATTGCCCGTGAACGTCCAGTAGTAAAACCAGGTTGGGTGTCCAAGAAACGCTCAGCCCAAAACCAACAACCAAAAAACTCAAGTTGA
- a CDS encoding isoaspartyl peptidase/L-asparaginase: MKIQVQPKLIIHGGAGSSLHGKGGVEAVRHSLYKVIEEVYSLLLSGVTAKEAVVCGCQMLEDDPRFNAGTGSVLQSDGQIRMSAALMDGTTQSFSGVINVSRVKNPIDLAKSLQSSPDRVLSDYGAAELARELQIPSYNALTDLRLQEWIQERQQNFKHTMASVVAEPELVETSSARRGTIGVVALDTEGQIVVGTSTGGKGFERIGRVSDSAMPAGNYATKHAAVSCTGIGEHIIDECLAARIVVRVTDGMSLKEAMNRSFAEAQHNRRDFGAIALDASGAIAWGKTSQALLAAYHDGEKIGDTLELPEGTEVGCIEV; the protein is encoded by the coding sequence ATGAAGATACAGGTGCAACCTAAGTTAATTATTCATGGGGGGGCTGGTAGTTCTTTACATGGAAAAGGCGGAGTAGAGGCAGTACGCCATTCACTTTATAAAGTAATAGAAGAAGTATATTCTCTTTTACTTTCCGGCGTGACTGCTAAGGAGGCAGTTGTGTGTGGATGTCAAATGTTAGAAGATGACCCCCGTTTTAATGCAGGTACTGGTTCAGTGCTGCAATCTGATGGTCAAATCCGTATGAGCGCAGCTTTGATGGATGGCACAACCCAAAGCTTTAGCGGTGTAATCAATGTTTCACGGGTGAAAAACCCCATCGATTTGGCAAAATCTTTGCAAAGTTCTCCAGATCGGGTACTGTCAGATTATGGTGCGGCTGAGTTGGCACGGGAATTACAAATTCCTAGCTACAACGCTTTAACTGATTTACGCTTACAAGAGTGGATTCAAGAACGCCAGCAGAATTTTAAACATACAATGGCCAGTGTAGTAGCAGAGCCAGAACTAGTGGAAACTAGTAGCGCTCGTCGTGGTACTATTGGTGTTGTAGCTCTAGATACTGAAGGTCAGATAGTAGTGGGTACTTCTACTGGCGGTAAAGGTTTTGAAAGGATTGGTCGCGTCAGTGATTCTGCGATGCCTGCTGGTAATTATGCTACCAAACATGCAGCAGTTAGTTGTACTGGTATTGGAGAACACATTATTGATGAGTGCCTAGCAGCAAGGATTGTAGTACGTGTTACAGATGGTATGTCTCTAAAAGAAGCTATGAACCGATCTTTTGCAGAGGCGCAGCACAATAGGCGGGATTTTGGAGCGATCGCTCTAGATGCTAGTGGTGCGATCGCTTGGGGAAAAACTAGCCAAGCCTTACTCGCTGCCTATCACGACGGTGAAAAAATAGGTGACACACTAGAACTTCCTGAAGGTACAGAAGTAGGTTGTATTGAAGTATGA
- a CDS encoding DUF2256 domain-containing protein: MARSRSKSDLPTKICPVCQRSFSWRKKWADCWDEVKYCSERCRRRRSTAQDENNES; the protein is encoded by the coding sequence ATGGCACGTAGCCGTTCTAAATCTGACTTGCCTACAAAAATTTGTCCGGTATGTCAGCGTTCGTTTTCTTGGCGCAAAAAATGGGCAGATTGCTGGGACGAGGTGAAATACTGTTCGGAACGCTGTCGTCGTCGTCGTTCTACGGCTCAAGATGAAAATAATGAATCGTAA
- a CDS encoding GAF domain-containing protein — protein MRQQQNLTAAEQQIISLGRVLQTLREEDHVDALIATTISYLQEQFEYSLIWIALYDRLNHMLLGQGGVTPGGNTSYLQQRVVLNPGDLLEQVVIEQRPLGVADLRAEIRIEAWQQLAQQLNIQGTIVVPICYKNRCLGLVLLGSQRWGYLLGGEARARLMMVVGELGAALYEREMDLQHKQTKRLDKPLLRLLNNLQTLNHLEQRLEAVVEATQEFILPTRTSIYWFDREGYYFWRRLSNKKNHQETTAKITVHELSDFYIALSVNEIVWIGEGRSSLKSNFTVKLLQRFGVRSLLAAPIIWQKDFLGFLTVESTEPHIWTEAEKNFTKTAAGLISLVTPLKETESTIKQIQNDAYLTSQIAQGIYSNYDIQEILDLCAAKVLQRLLITRFLLLHYDSEQNNYQIFYQNQPHNSRPLMCSLEALKDVDWQLLFRSTGAVAIENLETDLRFFNWHPRLLENGVRSLIVCNCAFAQEPKVLLALATETQRSWTSIEKELVQVVAQQIGVTIRQWQLHHQTQQQQKILQSFQQCLRILEQSQDSPTQPIQHLERTALEQIAAILNCSLTILLSWQPGENVAKIIPGVIANSEFEIVIDIPIPLQNEALIQWALLSEDLLPITVNDLPSATKKWLSGAGIGQILVMALRTTADYQPTGVVVIADHWQRRWSEDSLLATETLICQLAWSRRWLQITQMLESRTEELRQLNWYKHRRLEEIQRSVTQLLVQMDDLGIPANELTHMRYQQLLRQLDNNTASMTALLKLELWQLQMSWETVPIASLLKRSLERVDNLLKQQRLWVGVHGLGQQEGEESSKNYSLLPHSSLAIVGDIVKIELILHELLVCACHRSTILGRIDIWCRRLDEQFLEVSITDNGDIESQLLTELHQDTPKDILAPSRLEQLPGLNLLICQKLMQQLGGELHFYQLPDGRTVSRLLLPLARSN, from the coding sequence ATGAGGCAGCAACAAAACCTTACAGCCGCCGAACAACAAATCATTTCCTTGGGACGAGTTCTGCAAACTCTCAGGGAAGAAGATCATGTTGATGCTCTGATTGCAACCACAATTTCTTATCTGCAAGAGCAATTTGAGTACAGCCTGATTTGGATTGCTCTTTATGATCGCCTCAATCATATGTTATTAGGGCAAGGTGGCGTTACCCCTGGTGGTAACACTAGTTATTTACAACAACGAGTAGTTCTCAATCCTGGAGATTTGTTAGAGCAAGTAGTAATTGAACAGCGCCCCTTAGGTGTAGCTGATTTACGAGCGGAAATTCGGATTGAGGCATGGCAACAGTTAGCACAACAATTAAACATTCAAGGAACAATAGTAGTCCCTATTTGCTACAAAAACCGCTGTTTAGGTTTAGTGTTACTGGGTTCTCAACGCTGGGGTTACTTGTTAGGTGGAGAAGCCAGAGCCAGGCTGATGATGGTTGTAGGTGAATTGGGGGCTGCACTTTATGAAAGAGAAATGGATTTGCAGCACAAGCAAACCAAGCGCCTCGACAAGCCACTACTACGGTTACTAAATAATCTACAAACTCTCAATCATCTAGAACAAAGATTAGAAGCAGTTGTAGAAGCGACGCAAGAATTTATTCTACCTACCCGTACAAGTATTTATTGGTTTGATAGGGAAGGCTATTACTTTTGGCGACGATTAAGTAACAAAAAAAATCATCAGGAAACAACAGCAAAAATTACAGTACACGAACTGAGTGATTTTTATATTGCTTTGTCAGTCAATGAAATTGTCTGGATTGGCGAAGGACGCAGTTCTTTAAAAAGTAATTTTACTGTGAAGTTGTTGCAACGTTTTGGAGTACGCAGTCTGTTAGCAGCTCCAATTATCTGGCAAAAGGATTTCCTGGGCTTTTTGACAGTGGAAAGTACTGAACCGCACATCTGGACAGAGGCAGAAAAAAACTTTACCAAAACAGCTGCTGGTTTAATTTCTCTTGTTACACCTCTAAAGGAGACAGAAAGCACTATCAAACAAATTCAAAATGATGCTTATTTAACTAGTCAAATTGCCCAGGGTATTTATAGTAATTATGACATTCAAGAAATTTTAGACCTCTGTGCTGCAAAAGTTTTACAACGCTTGCTTATAACTCGATTTTTGTTACTGCATTATGATTCTGAACAAAATAATTATCAAATTTTTTACCAAAATCAACCACATAATAGTCGTCCTCTAATGTGTTCTTTAGAAGCTCTCAAAGATGTAGATTGGCAACTTTTGTTTCGTTCTACTGGAGCAGTAGCAATTGAGAATTTGGAAACAGATTTACGGTTTTTTAATTGGCATCCTCGCCTATTGGAAAACGGTGTGCGATCGCTTATAGTTTGTAACTGCGCTTTTGCTCAAGAACCCAAAGTACTGTTAGCTTTAGCCACAGAAACCCAGCGTAGTTGGACATCAATAGAAAAAGAATTAGTCCAGGTTGTGGCTCAACAAATTGGTGTCACTATCCGCCAATGGCAGTTGCATCACCAAACTCAGCAACAGCAGAAAATTTTGCAAAGTTTTCAGCAATGTCTTCGTATTCTAGAGCAATCCCAGGATTCTCCAACACAACCTATTCAGCATCTAGAACGCACCGCCTTAGAACAAATCGCTGCCATTCTCAATTGTTCACTAACGATACTTTTATCTTGGCAACCGGGCGAAAATGTGGCAAAAATTATACCTGGGGTTATTGCCAATTCAGAATTTGAGATTGTCATTGATATACCAATTCCACTTCAAAATGAAGCTTTGATTCAATGGGCGTTACTCAGTGAGGATTTATTACCCATAACAGTTAATGATTTACCTTCTGCTACTAAAAAATGGTTGAGTGGTGCTGGTATTGGTCAAATTTTAGTGATGGCATTACGCACAACTGCTGATTATCAACCTACAGGTGTGGTGGTTATAGCTGACCATTGGCAACGTCGATGGTCTGAAGATAGTCTATTAGCCACAGAAACTCTAATTTGTCAACTAGCTTGGTCACGGCGATGGTTGCAAATTACCCAAATGTTAGAGTCTCGGACAGAAGAACTTAGACAACTCAATTGGTACAAACATCGCCGTTTAGAAGAGATCCAAAGAAGCGTAACGCAGTTACTCGTGCAAATGGATGATTTGGGTATTCCTGCTAACGAACTAACTCACATGCGCTACCAGCAACTGCTACGGCAATTAGATAACAACACAGCTTCCATGACAGCCTTATTAAAACTGGAACTATGGCAGTTGCAGATGAGTTGGGAAACCGTACCCATCGCTAGTTTGTTAAAGCGATCGCTCGAACGAGTTGATAATTTACTTAAACAACAAAGACTGTGGGTAGGTGTGCATGGTTTGGGACAACAAGAAGGTGAAGAATCATCCAAAAATTATTCGCTTCTGCCTCACTCTTCGTTAGCGATCGTTGGTGATATTGTAAAAATAGAATTGATTCTGCATGAGTTACTAGTTTGTGCCTGTCACCGTTCCACAATACTTGGCAGAATAGACATTTGGTGTCGTCGTTTAGATGAACAGTTCCTAGAAGTATCGATTACAGATAATGGTGACATTGAATCACAATTACTGACAGAACTCCATCAAGATACACCTAAAGATATACTTGCTCCCTCCAGGCTTGAGCAATTACCCGGTCTAAATCTATTAATCTGCCAAAAACTTATGCAGCAACTTGGTGGAGAATTGCATTTCTATCAACTACCAGATGGTCGCACCGTTAGTCGCTTACTTTTACCGTTGGCGCGTAGTAATTAG
- a CDS encoding quinone-dependent dihydroorotate dehydrogenase, with the protein MDIYQALIRPFFFDLLDADPESLHYSTIRSLSWLANNNHRPPASWIAKRLHNSLSVTDKRLEQTLFGLNFPNPIGLAAGFDKDGVATNIWSNFGFGFAEVGTVTFVAQPGNPRPRLFRLPLDKAALNRMGFNNSGVAAMAARLAASKQQFPPTIPIGINLGKSKITPLEAAAEDYLNSFRLLKELGDYFVVNVSSPNTPGLRSLQDATMLSSILAALQTENNTQKPIFVKIAPDLEWEAIADIISLAQTYQLAGIIATNTTIRRDGLKTQVIAKTGKSPQQEAGGISGLPVRDRSTEIIRFIWQQTQGKIPIIGVGGIFTPEDAWEKITAGACLIQVYTGWIYSGPLMIRGILEGLLAKLEQTGLNSISQAVGLKVIRF; encoded by the coding sequence TTGGATATTTATCAAGCTTTAATCCGTCCGTTTTTCTTTGATCTGCTTGACGCAGATCCAGAGTCGTTGCACTATTCAACAATTCGTAGTCTCAGTTGGCTGGCAAACAATAACCATCGCCCTCCTGCTAGCTGGATTGCCAAACGGTTACACAATTCTTTGTCTGTTACTGATAAACGTTTAGAACAGACGCTGTTTGGGCTAAACTTCCCCAACCCCATAGGTTTAGCAGCTGGATTTGATAAAGATGGGGTTGCTACTAATATTTGGTCGAATTTTGGTTTTGGTTTTGCAGAAGTAGGAACTGTAACTTTTGTTGCCCAACCGGGTAATCCCCGTCCCCGCTTATTTCGCTTGCCTTTAGACAAAGCTGCTCTCAATCGTATGGGCTTTAATAATAGTGGTGTTGCTGCAATGGCGGCGCGGTTGGCAGCATCTAAACAGCAGTTTCCTCCTACCATACCTATTGGTATAAATTTAGGCAAATCTAAGATAACACCATTAGAAGCTGCTGCTGAAGATTATCTCAATAGTTTTCGCTTACTCAAAGAACTGGGAGACTACTTTGTGGTGAATGTTTCGTCTCCCAATACACCTGGTTTACGATCGCTCCAAGATGCAACCATGCTGAGTTCAATCTTAGCAGCATTACAAACAGAAAATAATACACAAAAACCTATTTTTGTCAAGATAGCACCGGATTTAGAATGGGAAGCGATCGCTGACATTATTTCCCTGGCTCAAACTTATCAATTGGCGGGAATTATTGCCACTAACACTACCATTCGTCGCGATGGATTAAAAACACAGGTGATTGCCAAAACAGGCAAATCACCACAACAAGAAGCTGGTGGAATTAGTGGTTTGCCAGTGCGCGATCGCTCTACAGAGATAATTAGGTTTATTTGGCAACAAACCCAAGGAAAAATACCAATAATCGGCGTTGGTGGTATTTTTACCCCGGAGGACGCCTGGGAGAAAATTACTGCTGGTGCTTGTCTGATCCAAGTTTATACAGGCTGGATTTATTCTGGCCCATTGATGATACGTGGTATTCTCGAAGGGTTGCTTGCTAAGTTAGAACAAACAGGATTAAATTCCATCTCCCAAGCAGTGGGTTTGAAAGTCATTCGATTTTAG
- the cobO gene encoding cob(I)yrinic acid a,c-diamide adenosyltransferase, with translation MNTDKSADLNSDTEADRLMEEASSSSLTEEQYRQKMQRRKQVQDQRIAQAIPEKGLIIVHTGNGKGKTTAALGMILRSLGHGYKVAIIQFIKGAWEPSEKKVFSLWPDQLEFHAMGEGFTWETQDRDRDLEKAQAAWQKGLEYIRNPEFKLVLLDEINIAIKLGYLRVEEILLGLEQKPVDNHVILTGRGATPALIEHADLVTEMKLIKHPFCDQGVKAQPGIEF, from the coding sequence ATGAATACCGATAAATCTGCTGACCTTAACTCAGACACAGAAGCTGATCGCTTAATGGAGGAAGCGTCATCTTCATCCCTTACAGAGGAACAGTATCGCCAAAAAATGCAGCGACGCAAGCAAGTACAAGATCAACGCATAGCACAGGCAATACCAGAAAAAGGATTAATTATAGTTCACACTGGCAATGGCAAAGGAAAAACAACTGCGGCCTTAGGAATGATATTACGCTCGCTCGGTCATGGGTATAAAGTGGCGATCATCCAATTTATCAAAGGTGCTTGGGAACCATCAGAAAAAAAGGTTTTTAGTCTTTGGCCAGATCAATTAGAATTTCACGCTATGGGCGAAGGCTTTACCTGGGAAACCCAAGATCGCGATCGCGATTTGGAAAAAGCACAAGCCGCTTGGCAAAAAGGATTAGAATACATCCGCAACCCAGAATTTAAGCTGGTGTTATTAGATGAAATAAATATTGCTATTAAGCTTGGATATTTGCGTGTAGAAGAAATTTTGCTGGGTTTAGAGCAAAAACCAGTTGATAATCACGTTATTCTCACAGGCAGAGGCGCAACTCCAGCCTTGATTGAACATGCTGATTTAGTCACAGAAATGAAATTGATAAAGCACCCTTTCTGTGACCAAGGTGTAAAAGCTCAACCAGGAATTGAATTTTAA